From a region of the Torulaspora globosa chromosome 7, complete sequence genome:
- a CDS encoding class I SAM-dependent methyltransferase, whose product MAEPDHSTYKQGYSTHTVANHQRRTAEDDAAFVLPHINRRSVLLDVGCGPGTITSGFAKYAPEGAVIGVDISADVLEKARGLAADAGIPASGPGSVTFELGNVLDTLPYPDNTFDVVFCSQVLGHFPSADQVVRALTEMRRVLKPGGLLAAREAAFQHFSPQGLDLDRLWTQNLGRALRGPQGGSTESIGAGLPALFRRAGFTDDGGKMVVGAGTSVIAGREARGWIARRAAGQLQPGDPFRQSWLRAGITQQEIQETLRAVETWAETEDAWFVALQCEMRAWKVALD is encoded by the coding sequence ATGGCCGAACCGGACCACTCAACCTACAAGCAGGGCTACTCCACTCACACGGTCGCCAACCACCAGCGACGCACCGCAGAGGACGACGCCGCCTTTGTCCTTCCCCACATCAACAGAAGGTCCGTTCTGTTGGACGTCGGCTGTGGCCCTGGCACCATCACCTCCGGCTTTGCCAAGTACGCGCCCGAGGGCGCGGTCATCGGAGTTGATATCTCCGCCGACGTGCTCGAGAAAGCCCGGGGGCTGGCGGCCGACGCCGGCATCCCGGCCTCGGGCCCGGGCTCCGTCACTTTCGAGCTGGGTAACGTGCTCGACACACTCCCCTACCCGGATAATACCTTTGACGTGGTCTTCTGTTCGCAGGTGCTGGGCCACTTCCCGTCCGCAGACCAGGTTGTCAGGGCACTGACCGAGATGCGGCGCGTGCTCAAGCCCGGCGGTCTGCTGGCCGCGCGCGAGGCGGCGTTCCAGCACTTCTCGCCCCAGGGGCTCGACCTCGACCGGCTCTGGACGCAGAACCTAGGCCGCGCGCTGCGCGGCCCGCAGGGCGGCAGCACCGAGAGCATCGGTGCGGGCCTGCCTGCGTTGTTCCGCCGCGCCGGATTTACCGACGACGGCGGCAAGATGGTGGTGGGCGCGGGGACGTCGGTGATTGCCGGCCGCGAAGCGCGGGGCTGGATCGCCAGGCGCGCTGCGGGCCAGCTGCAGCCCGGTGACCCTTTCCGCCAGAGCTGGCTCCGCGCTGGCATCACGCAGCAGGAGATACAGGAGACGTTGCGGGCCGTGGAGACGTGGGCCGAGACGGAGGACGCGTGGTTTGTTGCGTTGCAGTGCGAGATGCGGGCCTGGAAAGTAGCGCTTGACTGA
- the UBA1 gene encoding E1 ubiquitin-activating protein UBA1 (ancestral locus Anc_1.528) produces MSAIPVNGEIDEALYSRQLYVLGKEAMLKMQHSNVLVVGMRGLGVEIAKNVVLAGVKSLAVYDPEPATLQDLSTQFFLTEADLGKPRDRVSRDKLAELNSYVPVKVLESLQDDRQLLEYEVVVATDTVSLKEKILLNNICHAAGIKFICTETRGLFGSAFVDLGEDFTVIDSTGEEPRTGIVSDIESDGTVTMLDENRHGLEDGNFVKFSEVEGLEKLNDGTLFKVEVLGPFAFKIGSVEKYGKYKKGGSFTEVKVPQKMSFKSLQESLAAPEMLYSDFAKVDRAGQLHLGFQALQRFSDRHNGRLPRPMNDEDAAELVSLTAGLAAEQPDVLGGADAEINENVIKELAYQARGDIPGMVAFFGGFIAQEVLKACSGKFTPLKQYMYFDCLESLPSPEQYPRTEQTTAAINTRYDNQIAVFGLEFQKKITNLTVFLVGSGAIGCEMLKNWALMGLGSGVEGKIIVTDNDSIEKSNLNRQFLFRPKDVGRNKSEVAAEAVSVMNPALKGKIEAKIDKVGPETENIFDDSFWQGLDFVTNALDNVDARTYVDRRCVFYRKALLESGTLGTKGNSQVIIPRLTESYSSSRDPPEKSIPLCTLRSFPNKIDHTIAWAKSLFQGYFADAPENVNLYLTQPNFVEQTMKQSGDVKSVLETIYEALNEKPATFDDCIKWARLEFEKKFNHDVKQLLYNFPRDAKTSSGEPFWSGPKRAPTPLEFDINNDDHFDFIVGGANLRAFNYGLVGDSGTPDKAAYATVLENVKISDFTPRSDIKIQVNDDDPDPNADGLDGIDSLKAFASTLPDPITLTDFRMIPVEFEKDDDTNHHIEFITACSNCRAQNYFIETVDRQRTKFIAGRIIPAIATTTSLVTGLVNLELYKVADGKTDIEQYKNGFVNLALPFFGFSEPIASPKGSYNGKSYDKIWDRFDVQGNVKLSDLIKHFQDKEGLEITMLSYGVSLLYASFFPPKKLKERLNLSITDLVKFITKADVPPHVRTMILEICADDKEGEDIEVPFITIHL; encoded by the coding sequence ATGAGCGCCATTCCAGTTAACGGGGAGATCGATGAGGCCTTGTACTCGCGCCAGCTGTACGTCCTGGGGAAGGAGGCGATGCTGAAAATGCAGCACTCGAACGTGCTGGTGGTTGGTATGCGCGGTTTAGGTGTCGAGATTGCCAAGAACGTTGTTTTGGCTGGAGTGAAGTCATTGGCAGTGTACGATCCAGAGCCTGCTACGTTGCAGGACCTCTCTACGCAATTCTTCCTGACGGAGGCAGACTTGGGGAAACCTAGAGACCGAGTTTCGAGAGATAAGCTTGCGGAACTGAACTCTTATGTGCCGGTGAAGGTGCTGGAGAGTCTGCAAGATGATAGACAATTGCTGGAGTACGAAGTCGTAGTGGCAACCGACACTGtgtctttgaaggagaagatcCTCTTGAACAATATCTGCCATGCCGCTGGCATCAAATTCATCTGTACCGAGACTCGTGGTTTGTTTGGAAGTGCATTTGTTGATCTAGGCGAAGACTTTACGGTCATTGACTCCACTGGTGAGGAGCCCCGTACGGGGATAGTCTCTGATATCGAGAGCGATGGTACTGTGACGATGTTGGATGAGAATAGACACGGTCTGGAGGACGGGAATTTCGTCAAGTTTTCCGAAGTGGAAGGCTTGGAGAAGCTAAACGATGGGACGCTCTTCAAGGTCGAAGTACTAGGTCCTTTCGCCTTTAAGATCGGATCAGTGGAGAAGTATGGCAAGTACAAGAAGGGAGGCTCATTCACCGAGGTCAAGGTTCCACAGAAGATGTCTTTCAAGTCTTTGCAAGAGAGTTTAGCGGCTCCAGAAATGCTGTATTCAGACTTCGCAAAGGTCGACAGAGCTGGCCAACTGCATTTGGGTTTCCAAGCCCTACAAAGGTTTTCAGACAGACACAACGGACGCTTACCAAGACCGATGAATGACGAAGATGCCGCAGAACTTGTTTCTCTAACTGCAGGCCTGGCCGCTGAGCAGCCAGATGTGCTAGGAGGAGCTGATGCAGAGATCAATGAGAATGTTATCAAAGAATTGGCTTATCAAGCGAGAGGTGATATACCAGGTATGGTGGCATTCTTCGGCGGTTTCATAGCCCAGGAAGTCCTAAAGGCCTGTTCAGGTAAGTTTACTCCTCTAAAGCAGTATATGTACTTTGATTGCCTCGAATCGCTACCTTCGCCTGAACAATATCCAAGAACAGAGCAAACTACTGCTGCTATAAACACACGTTACGACAACCAAATTGCAGTGTTTGGCCTTGAATTCCAAAAGAAAATTACCAATTTGACTGTGTTCCTAGTTGGCTCTGGAGCTATTGGGTGCGAaatgttgaagaactggGCGTTAATGGGACTCGGCTCAGGCGTTGAAGGTAAAATCATAGTAACGGACAATGATTCTATCGAAAAATCGAACTTGAATCGTCAATTTTTGTTCCGACCTAAGGATGTTGGAAGAAACAAGTCAGAAGTTGCCGCAGAAGCAGTCAGCGTCATGAATCCTGCTTTGAAAGGAAAAATAGAGGCTAAAATAGATAAAGTTGGTCCTGAGACCGAGAACATCTTCGATGACTCTTTCTGGCAAGGCTTGGACTTTGTTACCAATGCTTTGGACAATGTTGATGCTAGAACTTATGTGGATCGTCGTTGTGTCTTTTACAGGAAGGCACTGTTGGAGTCTGGTACGCTAGGTACAAAAGGAAACAGTCAGGTAATTATACCAAGACTCACCGAATCATATTCATCCTCCAGGGATCCCCCCGAGAAGTCCATCCCGCTCTGTACGTTGCGTTCTTTCCCGAATAAGATTGATCACACCATTGCATGGGCTAAATCACTATTCCAAGGCTACTTTGCCGATGCTCCAGAAAATGTGAATCTCTATCTGACACAGCCAAACTTCGTAGAACAAACAATGAAGCAAAGCGGCGATGTTAAATCTGTTCTTGAGACCATTTATGAGGCGCTTAACGAGAAACCAGCCACTTTCGATGATTGTATCAAATGGGCCAGATTGGAATTTGAGAAAAAGTTCAACCATGACGTGAAGCAACTCTTGTATAACTTTCCCAGAGATGCCAAAACATCGAGTGGTGAACCATTCTGGTCAGGACCAAAAAGAGCACCAACTCCATTGGAATTCGACATCAATAACGATGATCACTTTGATTTCATCGTAGGGGGAGCCAACCTTCGTGCCTTCAATTACGGGCTAGTTGGCGATTCTGGTACGCCAGACAAGGCCGCTTATGCGACTGTGCTTGAAAATGTGAAAATCTCCGACTTCACACCCAGATCGGATATTAAAATTCAGGTCAACGACGATGACCCTGATCCGAATGCAGATGGTCTCGATGGTATTGACTCATTAAAGGCCTTCGCATCTACATTACCGGATCCGATCACCCTGACAGATTTTCGGATGATCCCCGTagagtttgagaaagatgatgataccaACCACCACATCGAATTTATTACTGCCTGTTCAAACTGTAGGGCTCAAAACTATTTCATTGAAACGGTCGATCGTCAAAGGACAAAATTCATCGCTGGACGTATCATTCCCGCCATTGCAACGACCACTTCTTTAGTGACAGGACTAGTCAACTTGGAGCTTTATAAAGTTGCTGATGGAAAGACTGATATCGAACAGTACAAAAATGGGTTCGTAAATCTGGCCCTACCTTTTTTCGGTTTCTCTGAACCAATTGCCTCTCCAAAGGGAAGTTACAATGGCAAAAGTTATGATAAGATATGGGATCGTTTCGATGTTCAAGGTAATGTTAAGCTAAGTGATTTGATAAAGCATTTTCAAGACAAAGAAGGTCTAGAGATTACTATGCTCTCCTACGGAGTGTCCCTCTTATACGCTTCTTTTTTCCCGCCAAAGAAACTAAAGGAAAGACTAAATCTCTCTATTACAGATTTGGTTAAATTTATCACGAAAGCTGATGTACCTCCACATGTTCGCACCATGATTTTGGAAATATGTGCAGATGATAAGGAGGGCGAGGATATAGAGGTTCCTTTCATAACTATTCACTTATGA
- the MOG1 gene encoding Ran GTPase-binding protein MOG1 (ancestral locus Anc_1.529) — protein sequence MGANAGLYGGAITTYLPDGFLDASLLREVPDTQEVYVNSRQDDESYDDGLGKNESVVIDLLERVDAGDDFEALKEHVMEIASFDSSSDVKFARLEQLADNQQACVVVESVNKWGKRELNETVVLCVGLIRLADVATDVVITVHVPWSQNEPFAGQELPAPIAAAYRLLLRMVSEFKVVDKSLFV from the coding sequence ATGGGTGCCAATGCTGGTCTGTACGGTGGCGCAATCACCACTTATCTGCCAGACGGTTTTCTGGACGCCTCGCTGTTGCGGGAAGTGCCCGACACGCAAGAAGTGTACGTCAACAGTCGGCAGGACGACGAGAGCTACGACGACGGCCTAGGGAAGAATGAGAGCGTGGTGATCGATCTGCTAGAGCGTGTGGACGCAGGCGACGACTTCGAGGCACTCAAGGAGCACGTCATGGAGATAGCAAGCTTCGATAGCTCGTCCGACGTCAAATTTGCCAGACTGGAACAGCTGGCAGACAATCAGCAGGCGTGTGTGGTCGTTGAGAGCGTGAACAAGTGGGGAAAGCGGGAGCTGAACGAGACTGTGGTGCTCTGTGTGGGGCTGATTCGACTGGCAGACGTGGCTACGGATGTGGTCATTACGGTCCATGTGCCGTGGTCGCAGAACGAACCATTCGCCGGACAGGAGCTCCCGGCACCCATCGCGGCTGCCTACAGGCTTCTCCTAAGGATGGTATCTGAGTTCAAAGTAGTAGATAAGTCCCTGTTTGTATAG
- the STE6 gene encoding ATP-binding cassette a-factor transporter STE6 (ancestral locus Anc_1.527): MIGIYRFVNFRKSWLLVVSMVISTGAAGVLPPVMAVLTGRVFNLLANFAEGDDVGGEIVRRSMAIMALGAASLPVVWASIYCWMALGERQGFSVRRRLLDSYLANAFEWYDAREDLAGKFTQLNRSVEELRASSAEASAVLIRSLVTIAALIGTCFHASWSLTLVTLCSAPLIIACTYFFSRLVQKYADRENEQISKASQLVDWSVNAAQFIRLSGTELREVQKFKGCIQRSAESFIRMCLYASLNTGVLRFLTLAMFVQAFWFGSTMIRKGRLTVGDVITCFHSCILLGSTINGALHQLVYWQKGTVAANQISKFLETSQVLPAQQSGPQFAPAGRLRGDICFKDVDFTYPSRPQEQVLRKLSLNFTAGKTTFILGKSGSGKSSLANLLLKFYAFQNGSICVDGTDIGYLDQESLIKSITVVEQRCTIFNGTLRDNIAIGLDESKRKDEAELVKLVCRISLLERFIHDLDDGLSTVVGNGGLSLSGGQQQKVAIARALIKDPPVLILDEAVSALDVLQRSLIIKAIRAHREDKTTIILTHELDQVGPDDYCYIIDQGACIEQGYGGQLNIDSSTNFYTWKHLHHDEENDTDISSQLTSVETPTDVKHKVFESVIDFEAETPRTEKEVSYFSQDPESCMAYTSYSRSRKTRQRVLVGEQSEKIPSISLKDNQTLVPIHLILKRMFMLRRRRILLLLGVLCSLIAGAANPIFSYTFSYLLNGIAPQENGVGSDGYLLKWSLIVIGMAAADAIFNFAKDFLLGYCSECWIQQLRNEVMQGINMAQLKWFARETNKASEVSALLLNDLRDARALASDFVSTVSTFMVVSSVGLVWALVSGWKLSLVCISTFPLIIFFSAFYGMLLQKQETQYKTAVADLENLLYEITNGIKTIRRLHLEASFLERYSKLEEKMAKIASRRALSTGLGIAVLEALTMCIQAILFYYALTLVFKGQYTTNKMFETLTLLLFTIMTSNTLVNQIPDISRGQRAADFVFRMIRETKRVSSAQDSLPATGEIEDLPTVISIKNLTFAYHTSPSINIFDNLSLELPAGTTVGIVGESGSGKSTLITLLTKLHEAESGTIQIENKNINDWNTRDLRSQIAVVEQRPTLFPGSVRENLVYGLMREVLEVEIYDLLKYVGIHDFIKNLPLGLDAPIDQDLLSGGQAQRLCIARALLRKPRILILDECTSALDPESSHIINHIVREGPPARLTISITHNVDMMKACSELVFLKNRKVAGKGSFENLYMQNKAFQTLVSSHY, encoded by the coding sequence atgatCGGGATATATAGGTTTGTGAATTTCCGGAAGAGTtggctgctggtggtgtCGATGGTGATTTCCACGGGGGCAGCAGGTGTGCTGCCCCCGGTTATGGCGGTTCTCACGGGGCGGGTGTTCAATCTGCTGGCGAATTTTGCCGAGGGAGACGATGTCGGTGGCGAGATTGTCAGGCGCTCGATGGCGATCATGGCTCTCGGGGCAGCTTCGCTGCCCGTAGTGTGGGCTAGCATATACTGCTGGATGGCTTTGGGGGAACGGCAGGGCTTCAGCGTCAGACGGAGGCTGCTTGACAGCTATTTGGCAAATGCGTTCGAATGGTACGACGCGAGGGAAGACTTGGCTGGAAAATTCACACAGCTGAATCGGAGCGTGGAAGAGCTGCGGGCCAGCTCCGCTGAGGCTTCTGCGGTGCTCATCCGGAGTCTGGTGACGATCGCAGCGCTCATAGGCACTTGTTTCCACGCTTCGTGGTCTCTGACGTTGGTGACACTCTGTTCGGCTCCGCTGATAATAGCGTGCACCTACTTCTTTTCGCGATTGGTTCAGAAATATGCTGACCGGGAGAACGAGCAGATCAGTAAGGCGTCGCAGCTGGTGGATTGGTCGGTGAACGCTGCTCAGTTCATCAGGCTGTCTGGGACGGAGTTGCGCGAGGTGCAGAAGTTCAAGGGTTGCATCCAGAGAAGCGCCGAGAGTTTCATCAGAATGTGTCTGTATGCGTCGCTTAATACAGGCGTGCTCAGATTCTTGACGTTGGCAATGTTTGTACAGGCATTTTGGTTTGGATCCACGATGATCCGCAAAGGGCGCTTGACGGTCGGTGATGTGATCACCTGTTTCCACTCGTGCATATTGTTAGGCTCCACCATCAATGGTGCTCTCCATCAATTGGTCTACTGGCAGAAGGGAACAGTGGCCGCGAATCAGATCTCaaagttcttggagaccTCCCAGGTATTGCCCGCTCAGCAATCCGGGCCTCAATTTGCGCCGGCGGGTAGACTCAGAGGAGATATATGTTTCAAGGACGTCGATTTCACATATCCAAGCAGACCACAAGAACAAGTCCTTCGAAAGCTATCACTGAACTTTACAGCGGGAAAGACCACCTTCATTCTTGGCAAGTCGGGGTCAGGCAAATCTTCCCTGGCCAATTTACTGTTGAAATTCTATGCATTCCAAAATGGATCTATATGTGTTGATGGCACAGATATTGGCTACCTTGACCAAGAATCTCTGATTAAAAGCATTACAGTAGTCGAGCAACGCTGCACCATTTTCAACGGAACTTTGCGAGACAATATTGCCATAGGCCTGGACGAAAGTAAGCGCAAGGATGAAGCAGAACTGGTGAAACTGGTCTGCAGGATATCGTTGCTCGAAAGGTTCATCCATGATCTGGATGACGGGCTATCCACCGTGGTAGGAAATGGTGGTTTATCGCTCAGTGGGGGACAGCAGCAAAAGGTGGCTATCGCACGAGCGCTAATAAAGGACCCCCCTGTACTTATCCTGGATGAAGCGGTATCAGCTCTTGATGTTTTACAACGCTCATTGATCATAAAGGCTATAAGAGCCCATAGGGAAGACAAAACGACTATCATCCTGACACATGAGCTGGATCAGGTAGGACCCGACGATTACTGTTACATAATCGATCAAGGCGCATGCATCGAACAAGGTTACGGTGGCCAGTTAAATATCGATTCTTCCACGAATTTTTACACTTGGAAACATTTGCATCACGACGAGGAGAACGACACCGATATTAGTTCACAATTAACATCTGTTGAAACACCAACTGATGTGAAACACAAGGTATTCGAAAGCGTGAtagattttgaagctgaaactCCAAGGACCGAGAAAGAAGTAAGTTATTTCTCCCAAGATCCAGAATCATGCATGGCTTATACTAGCTACTCTAGGTCAAGGAAAACAAGGCAAAGGGTTTTGGTCGGCGAGCAATCCGAGAAGATCCCATCAATTTCGCTGAAGGACAACCAAACGCTAGTTCCCATTCATTTAATATTGAAACGAATGTTCATGCTgagacgaagaagaatattgCTTCTTTTAGGAGTTTTGTGCTCGCTCATAGCAGGGGCTGCCAATCCTATATTCTCCTATACTTTTAGCTATCTTCTGAATGGAATTGCTCCTCAAGAGAATGGGGTGGGATCAGACGGTTATCTGCTGAAGTGGTCCCTGATAGTAATCGGGATGGCGGCTGCAGATGCCATCTTTAACTTTGCAAAGGACTTCCTGTTGGGGTATTGTAGCGAATGCTGGATCCAACAGCTGAGAAATGAAGTTATGCAAGGAATTAATATGGCACAACTAAAATGGTTCGCAAGAGAAACCAACAAGGCGTCAGAAGTTTCGGCTTTGTTGCTGAATGATTTACGTGACGCAAGAGCTTTGGCTTCAGATTTTGTGAGTACCGTTTCCACTTTTATGGTAGTATCATCGGTAGGTCTCGTGTGGGCGCTCGTAAGTGGATGGAAACTTAGTCTAGTGTGCATATCCACATTTCCACtcatcattttcttttctgcATTTTATGGCATGCTTCTACAGAAGCAGGAGACCCAGTACAAGACAGCAGTTGCAGACCTCGAAAATTTACTATACGAAATAACTAACGGAATAAAGACGATTAGGCGGcttcatcttgaagcaTCTTTTCTTGAGCGATATTCgaagcttgaagaaaagatggcaaAAATAGCTTCACGGCGTGCCTTATCCACCGGCTTAGGAATTGCAGTTCTAGAGGCTCTAACGATGTGTATCCAGGCAATCCTGTTTTATTATGCATTGACACTAGTATTCAAAGGTCAATACACGACAAACAAGATGTTCGAAACCCTCACTCTACTGCTATTTACAATAATGACAAGCAATACACTGGTCAACCAAATACCAGATATCAGTCGAGGACAGAGAGCTGCGGACTTTGTTTTCAGAATGATAAGAGAAACTAAACGTGTTTCAAGCGCACAAGACAGCCTACCAGCTACTGGCGAGATTGAGGATCTGCCCACCGTTATCTCCATAAAGAATTTGACTTTCGCCTATCATACGTCGCCTTCGATTAATATCTTCGATAACTTGAGCTTAGAGCTCCCAGCAGGTACGACGGTTGGCATAGTTGGCGAATCGGGATCTGGTAAGTCTACGTTAATCACACTTCTCACTAAACTGCATGAAGCTGAATCTGGAACCATCCAAATAGAAAACAAGAATATCAATGATTGGAATACACGGGATTTGCGTAGCCAAATTGCTGTCGTCGAACAAAGACCAACTCTATTTCCCGGCTCAGTCAGGGAAAATCTAGTCTACGGTTTGATGAGAGAGGTACTCGAAGTCGAAATATATGATCTCCTGAAGTATGTTGGAATACACGATTTCATTAAGAATTTGCCGTTGGGGTTAGATGCTCCGATAGATCAGGATTTACTATCAGGCGGACAAGCTCAAAGGCTTTGTATAGCTAGGGCATTACTCCGCAAACCAAGGATCTTGATCCTTGATGAGTGTACTTCAGCTTTGGACCCAGAAAGCTCACATATTATCAATCATATCGTCAGGGAAGGTCCACCGGCTCGCTTGACGATCTCTATAACGCACAATGTGGACATGATGAAGGCCTGCAGTGAACTGGTTTTCCTGAAAAACCGTAAAGTAGCCGGCAAaggaagctttgaaaatcTTTACATGCAGAATAAAGCCTTTCAGACCCTTGTATCCAGTCATTACTAG
- the CBT1 gene encoding Cbt1p (ancestral locus Anc_1.525): MGPVTRASTLRGQRKIFDSLGAPSFAYRYQLYDRDTVGTLEQKLAERIAAAKYDWFFQNHSSMLLFEWPSDRTVDRDYYWREFANCVNRTFDGDSATTFLSDKLSNEALDSCLGTPIASGRAEHRCMFQKGLEARSLAKLVDSVAQNASGLRLKALAFRLESEGEKHSNNFVASLQPVLEESMNMYRDIHYEKLLKIARQAKSDNSAKDVLAKLAENDLTSPRLVRDGSWLMFASLK, encoded by the coding sequence ATGGGTCCAGTGACTCGAGCAAGCACTCTCAGAGGGCAGAGAAAGATCTTTGACTCGCTCGGAGCTCCTAGTTTTGCGTACAGATATCAGCTTTATGATAGGGACACCGTTGGCACACTGGAACAGAAATTGGCAGAGCGGATCGCCGCAGCAAAGTACGATTGGTTCTTCCAAAACCACAGCAGCATGCTGCTGTTTGAATGGCCCAGCGACAGAACCGTCGACAGAGACTATTACTGGCGTGAATTCGCAAACTGTGTGAACAGGACGTTCGACGGAGACTCAGCGACTACTTTTCTTTCGGACAAGCTGAGCAATGAAGCGCTGGATAGTTGTCTGGGCACTCCAATCGCGTCTGGACGCGCTGAGCACCGTTGCATGTTTCAAAAGGGACTGGAGGCAAGGTCGCTAGCCAAACTCGTGGACTCGGTAGCTCAGAACGCAAGCGGGCTGAGGCTGAAGGCGCTGGCGTTCCGCCTGGAGTCCGAGGGCGAGAAGCACTCCAACAACTTTGTCGCTTCCCTGCAGCCCGTCTTGGAGGAGTCTATGAACATGTACAGAGACATACACTACGAAAAGCTCCTGAAAATAGCCAGGCAGGCCAAGAGCGATAATTCTGCGAAGGACGTTCTGGCGAAACTGGCCGAGAACGATCTGACCTCGCCGAGGTTGGTGCGCGACGGCAGCTGGCTAATGTTCGCGAGCCTAAAGTAA
- the OPI3 gene encoding bifunctional phosphatidyl-N-methylethanolamine N-methyltransferase/phosphatidyl-N-dimethylethanolamine N-methyltransferase (ancestral locus Anc_1.526), translating to MSCKWNSIEPACLKGSLASVLQSIEFDQKWFKIALFFVGFNPVFWNVVARLEYRTHFLTRLAGGAKRGCYLLAFTIFSLGVARDLCFEWALRSQPVSAVLDQELVRNAGRVCIGVGQVLVVTSMYQLGVTGTYLGDYFGILMDHIVTAFPFNVSNNPMYQGSTLSFLGYSLLQGKPAGLVITLFVHTMYSVALKFEEPFTAKIYAQRDAQRAKKE from the coding sequence ATGAGTTGTAAGTGGAATTCAATTGAGCCTGCGTGCTTGAAGGGCTCTCTGGCGAGTGTTTTGCAGTCGATCGAGTTTGACCAGAAGTGGTTTAAAATCGCTCTGTTCTTTGTCGGGTTTAACCCGGTTTTCTGGAACGTCGTGGCTCGTCTGGAGTACCGTACGCATTTTCTGACTAGGCTAGCCGGCGGTGCCAAGCGGGGCTGCTATCTTCTTGCGTTCACGATCTTTAGTCTAGGGGTAGCACGGGACCTGTGTTTCGAGTGGGCGTTGCGTTCGCAGCCGGTTTCTGCCGTGTTGGACCAGGAGCTCGTCAGGAACGCCGGACGCGTGTGTATTGGCGTGGGACAGGTGTTGGTGGTCACGTCGATGTATCAGCTGGGCGTCACGGGCACGTATCTGGGGGACTACTTCGGGATCTTGATGGATCACATTGTCACAGCGTTCCCCTTCAACGTGTCGAACAACCCCATGTATCAGGGCTCGACGCTCTCGTTTCTGGGCTACTCTCTGCTGCAGGGCAAGCCTGCAGGCCTGGTGATCACGCTGTTTGTTCACACCATGTACAGTGTGGCGTTGAAGTTCGAGGAGCCCTTCACGGCCAAGATCTACGCCCAGAGAGATGCTCAGAGGGCTAAAAAAGAGTAG